One window of Candidatus Aminicenantes bacterium genomic DNA carries:
- a CDS encoding DMT family transporter produces the protein MISNPIGELAALLTAVCWTYNSIAFSRAGRRVGSVTVNHVRLWIALTALLPIHLISHGTILASNLGWKATAWLALSGIVGYAAGDAFLFEAFVLIGARLSMLLMLLVPIFGSILAWIFLGEHLRAIEITAILIAVSGIAMVIASTRSSDVAPRRRFRLGILLGMGGALGQAGGLLLSKLGMMAGASPIAANQVRVIAAVAVLTPVFLLRGRLGTDIGKMRDRRALADITSGAMVGPVLGVILSLVAIRNAHIGVASTLMSLSPVLLLPISRYLFREQISWSAVAGTVVALSGAAILFF, from the coding sequence ATGATAAGCAACCCGATTGGTGAACTGGCCGCTTTGCTGACCGCCGTTTGCTGGACATATAACTCCATCGCGTTCAGCCGGGCTGGACGTCGCGTGGGGTCCGTAACGGTCAACCACGTGCGCTTGTGGATCGCCTTGACCGCTCTTCTCCCCATCCACTTGATATCCCACGGAACCATCCTGGCATCGAACCTGGGCTGGAAGGCGACCGCCTGGCTGGCATTGTCGGGAATCGTGGGCTACGCGGCCGGAGATGCTTTTCTTTTCGAGGCCTTTGTGCTGATCGGCGCCCGCCTGTCCATGCTGCTTATGCTGCTGGTCCCGATCTTCGGCTCCATTCTGGCCTGGATTTTTCTGGGGGAACACCTGCGCGCAATTGAAATTACCGCCATTTTGATCGCGGTCAGCGGCATCGCCATGGTGATCGCTTCCACGCGCTCCAGCGACGTGGCACCGCGCCGCCGCTTCCGCCTGGGCATTCTCCTGGGGATGGGGGGCGCTTTGGGCCAGGCCGGAGGCCTGCTGCTCTCGAAACTGGGCATGATGGCCGGGGCTTCACCCATCGCGGCCAACCAGGTGCGCGTCATTGCCGCCGTGGCGGTATTGACGCCTGTTTTTCTGTTACGGGGACGCCTGGGAACGGATATAGGCAAAATGCGCGATCGCCGCGCCCTGGCCGATATCACCAGCGGCGCCATGGTGGGCCCGGTACTGGGGGTCATCCTCTCGCTGGTGGCCATCCGCAATGCGCATATCGGCGTGGCCTCCACCCTGATGTCGCTTTCGCCGGTGCTGCTACTGCCCATCTCGCGCTATCTTTTCCGGGAACAGATATCCTGGTCGGCCGTGGCCGGCACGGTGGTTGCCTTGTCAGGAGCCGCAATACTATTCTTTTGA
- a CDS encoding MFS transporter, which translates to MTEKIKQSLRDSATARWTALATVSLTMLCGYYLADVMAPLKPMLESQLHWTSSEYGFFTSAYGWFNVFLLMLIIGGIILDKMGVRFTGITAAAVMVVGAGLKYWAINTTFPEGATLLGWKPQIIFAAVGFAIFGVGVEVAGITVSKTIVRWFKGKELALAMGLQLATARMGTALALVISAPIAAAFGTPSAPLLLGLILLCIGLIAFIVYGFMDRKLDASELNPDGTRNQDEESFRLRDIGSILTNRAFWYIAALCLLFYSAVFPFLKFANDLMVQKYFVKATLAGLIPGLLPFGNIFMTPLFGRMVDRKGKAASIMFLGSAMLIVVHLLFALPLLNNWIFALFLMLILGVAFSLVPSAMWPSVPKLIPQKQLGTAFSLIFFIQNWGLMGVPYLIGWILDRFCVVARTTLPDGTVAVVYNYTLPMLVFAGFGVLGMVFAYLLKREDRRKGYGLELPSAHQNA; encoded by the coding sequence ATGACTGAAAAAATCAAGCAATCACTCAGGGATTCCGCCACGGCCCGATGGACGGCGCTTGCCACCGTGTCGCTGACCATGCTGTGCGGCTATTACCTGGCTGATGTCATGGCACCCCTGAAACCCATGCTGGAGAGCCAGCTGCATTGGACCAGCAGCGAATACGGATTCTTTACCAGTGCCTATGGCTGGTTTAACGTGTTTTTGCTGATGCTCATCATCGGCGGTATCATTCTCGACAAGATGGGAGTCCGTTTCACCGGCATCACCGCCGCCGCCGTGATGGTTGTCGGTGCCGGTTTGAAATACTGGGCCATCAACACCACCTTTCCCGAAGGGGCCACCCTGCTGGGCTGGAAACCTCAGATCATTTTTGCCGCCGTGGGTTTCGCCATTTTCGGCGTAGGCGTCGAGGTGGCGGGAATCACCGTCTCTAAAACCATTGTCCGCTGGTTCAAGGGCAAGGAATTGGCGCTGGCCATGGGACTCCAACTGGCCACCGCGCGAATGGGCACCGCTTTGGCGCTGGTCATCAGCGCTCCCATCGCGGCCGCTTTCGGGACGCCTTCGGCGCCATTGCTCCTGGGCTTGATCCTGCTCTGCATCGGCCTGATCGCGTTTATCGTGTACGGCTTCATGGACAGAAAGCTGGATGCTTCCGAATTGAATCCTGACGGAACCCGGAATCAGGACGAAGAGTCATTCCGCCTCAGAGACATCGGCAGTATTCTCACCAACCGGGCTTTCTGGTACATCGCCGCGCTCTGCCTGCTTTTCTACTCCGCCGTCTTTCCATTCCTGAAATTCGCCAACGACCTGATGGTGCAGAAATACTTCGTAAAAGCCACGCTGGCCGGTCTGATTCCGGGGCTGCTCCCTTTCGGCAATATCTTTATGACGCCCCTGTTCGGACGCATGGTGGACCGCAAAGGCAAAGCCGCTTCCATTATGTTCCTTGGTTCCGCCATGCTGATCGTCGTCCACCTGCTCTTTGCCTTGCCGTTACTCAACAACTGGATATTCGCCCTGTTTCTGATGCTCATTCTGGGAGTCGCCTTTTCCCTCGTTCCCTCGGCCATGTGGCCTTCCGTTCCCAAACTGATTCCCCAAAAGCAGCTTGGCACGGCTTTCTCCCTGATCTTTTTTATCCAGAACTGGGGATTGATGGGAGTTCCCTATTTAATCGGCTGGATCCTGGACCGTTTCTGCGTCGTTGCCCGCACCACTCTTCCGGATGGAACCGTGGCCGTAGTATACAATTACACCCTGCCCATGCTGGTGTTTGCCGGTTTCGGCGTACTCGGCATGGTGTTCGCCTACCTGCTGAAGCGGGAAGACCGCAGAAAGGGATATGGCCTTGAACTCCCTTCCGCCCATCAGAATGCCTGA